From one Phorcysia thermohydrogeniphila genomic stretch:
- a CDS encoding YggS family pyridoxal phosphate-dependent enzyme, which translates to MTIARNVEEIRKRIVNACERAGRNPEGVQILAATKTRTPEEIKEAFEAGIRLFGENRVQEARDKIPVLKELPAEWHMIGHLQTNKVKYAVKLFDVIETVDRQKLVDELEKRLSQLGKVMRVFIEVKLSPEETKHGCSPEEVEPLARYILGKEHLKLEGLMTVPPYLDDPEDVRPYFKKLREIRDRLQDSLGVPLPQLSMGMSHDFEVAIEEGATIVRIGTAIFGERRY; encoded by the coding sequence ATGACGATAGCGAGGAACGTTGAAGAGATTAGGAAGAGAATAGTTAACGCCTGTGAGAGGGCTGGAAGGAATCCTGAAGGAGTCCAAATCCTTGCTGCTACAAAGACGAGAACTCCTGAGGAGATAAAAGAGGCCTTTGAGGCCGGAATAAGACTTTTTGGTGAGAACAGGGTTCAGGAGGCAAGGGACAAGATTCCGGTTTTAAAGGAGCTCCCTGCAGAGTGGCACATGATAGGCCACCTTCAGACCAACAAGGTAAAGTATGCAGTTAAGCTCTTTGACGTTATTGAAACTGTTGATAGACAAAAGCTCGTTGACGAGCTTGAAAAGAGGCTCTCTCAACTTGGAAAGGTCATGAGGGTCTTTATTGAAGTAAAACTCTCCCCTGAGGAGACAAAGCACGGCTGTAGCCCAGAGGAAGTAGAGCCTCTTGCCCGTTACATACTTGGTAAAGAGCACTTAAAGCTTGAAGGCTTAATGACCGTTCCTCCCTACTTGGACGACCCGGAGGATGTCAGACCTTACTTTAAGAAACTGAGGGAGATAAGAGATAGACTTCAGGATAGCCTCGGAGTTCCTCTTCCTCAACTTTCTATGGGTATGTCCCACGACTTTGAGGTGGCCATTGAAGAAGGAGCAACAATTGTAAGAATAGGGACGGCTATATTCGGAGAGAGGAGGTATTAA
- a CDS encoding MerR family transcriptional regulator gives MIDKDTPVYMISIVAKIAGVHPQTLRFYENEGLIKPSRTAGRTRLYSERDLIRVKRIVSLTRERGVNVAGTHLILKLEDDLEKLFTAIAEQLDEAAKDILISLLEEMEFEELDVKKLLEILKRR, from the coding sequence GTGATTGACAAGGATACTCCAGTTTACATGATAAGCATCGTTGCAAAAATTGCCGGCGTTCACCCCCAGACCCTCAGGTTCTACGAGAATGAGGGTCTTATAAAGCCCTCGCGGACTGCTGGCAGGACTCGCCTTTACTCAGAGAGGGACTTGATACGCGTTAAGAGGATAGTCTCTCTCACGAGGGAAAGAGGGGTGAACGTAGCTGGAACGCACCTTATCTTAAAACTTGAGGATGACCTTGAGAAACTTTTCACTGCAATTGCCGAGCAGCTTGATGAGGCTGCTAAGGATATTCTCATCTCCCTTTTAGAGGAGATGGAGTTTGAGGAACTTGATGTTAAGAAGCTGCTTGAAATCTTAAAAAGGAGGTAG
- a CDS encoding Hsp20/alpha crystallin family protein, with amino-acid sequence MFGGFFGRRRGFDPFEDIFRQFQEMERLMSEMMRGFGTFGREFTFESSFEPRIEMYETPDEVVVKAEMPGLDKDSIDVRVRDNYLIIRGVRKQEKKEEKENVFFSESFYGEFQRVIPLPVEVKEDGIEAIYDRGILEIRLPKADSARREVKIIVKEPEEEKKKDNNDKK; translated from the coding sequence ATGTTTGGAGGATTCTTCGGAAGAAGGAGGGGATTTGACCCCTTTGAAGATATCTTCAGGCAGTTCCAAGAGATGGAAAGGCTCATGTCTGAAATGATGAGGGGCTTTGGAACTTTTGGCAGGGAGTTCACCTTTGAGTCAAGCTTTGAGCCAAGAATTGAGATGTACGAAACTCCAGACGAGGTTGTCGTAAAGGCAGAAATGCCCGGCCTTGACAAGGACAGCATAGACGTAAGGGTAAGGGACAACTACCTGATTATCCGTGGCGTCAGGAAGCAGGAGAAGAAGGAAGAGAAAGAAAACGTCTTCTTCAGTGAGAGCTTCTACGGTGAGTTCCAGAGGGTAATTCCTCTTCCGGTAGAGGTTAAGGAGGACGGCATAGAGGCCATATACGACAGGGGAATCCTTGAGATTAGGCTTCCTAAGGCCGACTCCGCAAGGAGAGAGGTCAAAATCATCGTTAAAGAGCCGGAAGAGGAAAAGAAAAAGGACAACAACGATAAGAAGTAA
- a CDS encoding iron-containing alcohol dehydrogenase family protein produces MRTIKHFMPTKVVFGRKTIHRIGEEIESLGLSTEKVAVICGKSAVSNGYVEIIKKHINGKVEVFDIVEPEPTVEVALRVIEEVKKFSPELLIAVGGGSPLDVAKVVSVMLTNEGELSEFIGVPEAFKKPGVPLVAVPTTSGSGSEVTPYAVLTDRRRFKKAPLISRYLYPVLAIDDPELTVTMSPIVTTNTGVDALTHAVEAFVSKRATEISKLYSGKAIELIGRFLPRSYGNPRDIEARENMMLASLLGGMAIADAGAGLVHTMAHVLGVMYRVPHGLANGVFLVPVLEFYGLSAKEEIEEIGRLMGFEGDVYRVLEKLREFLSFLGIPKSLKEVGLTESDIPDFVNLVMEKKFLMGNLPRIPTERDVREMLKKNL; encoded by the coding sequence ATGAGAACTATAAAGCACTTTATGCCTACAAAGGTCGTTTTTGGAAGGAAGACCATACACAGAATTGGAGAGGAGATAGAGAGCTTAGGCCTTAGCACTGAGAAGGTGGCCGTAATCTGTGGAAAATCTGCTGTTAGTAACGGCTACGTTGAAATTATCAAAAAACACATAAACGGTAAGGTAGAGGTTTTTGATATTGTTGAGCCAGAGCCGACTGTTGAGGTTGCTTTAAGGGTTATTGAGGAGGTAAAGAAGTTTTCTCCGGAGCTCCTCATCGCTGTCGGAGGGGGTAGCCCCTTAGACGTTGCAAAGGTGGTCTCTGTGATGCTTACAAACGAGGGGGAGCTCTCAGAGTTTATCGGCGTTCCAGAGGCCTTTAAAAAACCGGGAGTTCCACTCGTTGCCGTGCCGACAACCTCCGGCTCGGGCTCAGAAGTTACCCCTTACGCCGTCCTTACAGACAGGAGAAGGTTCAAAAAAGCCCCCCTCATTTCCCGCTACTTATATCCCGTCCTTGCGATAGATGACCCAGAGCTAACGGTTACTATGTCTCCCATAGTAACGACAAACACCGGGGTTGACGCTCTAACCCACGCCGTAGAGGCCTTTGTTTCAAAGAGGGCTACAGAAATTTCTAAGCTCTACTCCGGAAAGGCCATAGAGCTGATAGGTAGGTTCTTACCCCGTTCCTACGGAAACCCGAGGGACATTGAAGCTCGGGAAAACATGATGCTTGCAAGCCTTCTTGGTGGGATGGCCATAGCAGACGCCGGTGCTGGACTTGTCCACACGATGGCCCACGTCCTTGGCGTAATGTACAGAGTTCCCCACGGCCTTGCAAACGGAGTCTTTTTAGTTCCCGTCCTTGAGTTCTACGGCCTCTCTGCAAAGGAGGAGATTGAAGAAATAGGAAGGTTAATGGGGTTTGAAGGGGACGTTTACAGAGTCTTAGAAAAGTTAAGGGAGTTCCTCTCTTTCCTTGGAATTCCAAAGAGCTTAAAGGAGGTTGGACTTACGGAGTCCGATATACCAGACTTTGTTAACCTCGTTATGGAAAAGAAGTTTCTTATGGGTAACCTTCCTCGGATACCTACAGAAAGGGATGTGAGAGAAATGCTTAAGAAGAACCTTTAA
- a CDS encoding 3-dehydroquinate synthase II codes for MKKQLIVYVKDPNNKKVVTSALESGVFALLLTEPESAKVKQLARVKTIAPDGDYKLGEDFVIVEIKGKQDEERAAELLKQGKNVIVKTTDWTIIPLENLLAQGDNVYAWVRNAEEAKTAITILEKGVKGVVLDTEDVNEIKAAGEAINLAGENVKLEVARIKRVKPLGMCDRVCIDTCSNMTRGEGALVGNSSAGMFLVHAETESNPYVAARPFRVNAGAVHMYVKLPGGRTKYLSEIESGDEIMIYNYKGEGKIVCVGRAKVEKRPMLLIEAETKEGKRVSAILQNAETIRLTRPDGTPVSVVELKEGDEVLAYTEEPGRHFGMKVKESIVEK; via the coding sequence ATGAAAAAGCAACTTATCGTTTACGTGAAAGACCCCAACAACAAGAAAGTTGTAACGTCAGCCCTTGAGTCTGGAGTTTTTGCCCTTCTCCTTACAGAGCCAGAGAGTGCGAAAGTAAAACAGCTCGCAAGGGTTAAGACGATAGCTCCCGACGGGGACTACAAGCTCGGTGAGGATTTCGTTATCGTTGAGATAAAGGGTAAGCAGGATGAAGAGAGGGCTGCAGAACTCCTAAAGCAGGGGAAAAACGTCATCGTTAAGACTACCGACTGGACTATCATTCCCTTAGAAAACCTCCTTGCTCAGGGCGATAACGTCTACGCTTGGGTAAGGAACGCAGAAGAGGCAAAGACAGCAATAACAATCCTTGAAAAGGGTGTTAAAGGAGTTGTCCTTGACACTGAGGACGTAAACGAGATAAAGGCTGCCGGAGAGGCGATAAACCTTGCCGGCGAGAACGTTAAGCTTGAGGTTGCAAGGATAAAGAGGGTAAAGCCCTTAGGTATGTGCGATAGGGTCTGTATTGACACCTGTTCAAACATGACAAGGGGTGAGGGAGCTCTCGTTGGAAACTCCTCTGCCGGAATGTTCTTAGTTCACGCAGAAACTGAGTCAAACCCTTACGTTGCTGCAAGACCTTTTAGGGTAAACGCCGGAGCTGTCCACATGTACGTTAAGCTTCCCGGAGGTAGAACTAAGTACCTTTCTGAGATAGAAAGTGGCGACGAGATAATGATTTACAACTATAAAGGTGAAGGAAAGATTGTCTGCGTCGGAAGGGCGAAGGTTGAAAAGCGTCCAATGCTCCTAATTGAGGCAGAAACCAAGGAGGGTAAAAGGGTATCTGCAATCCTACAGAACGCAGAAACGATAAGGCTTACAAGGCCTGACGGCACTCCCGTTTCCGTTGTTGAGCTAAAAGAGGGGGACGAAGTTCTTGCCTACACAGAAGAGCCCGGAAGACACTTCGGAATGAAGGTTAAAGAAAGCATCGTAGAAAAGTAG
- the polX gene encoding DNA polymerase/3'-5' exonuclease PolX gives MKNKELADIFDRWADILEFMGDNPYHVRAYRNAARLIRDLSEDIEILAKEGRLTSLPGIGQRLQAKILEFLRTGKISEFEKLKHQVPDTIFTLLDIPGVGPKTVKVLYEKLGIRSLEDLKRAIERGELLKLPGFGAKKVEKIRKGIELLEKSSGRILLGVAVFIADRIVNQLKELPAVERISVCGSTRRMKETVGDIDILATGKNEEIIKAFVNLPNVKEVLWQGTKKASVIVEEGEQVDLRVIEKDSYGAALQYFTGSKAHNIHLRTLALKSGYKLNEYGLFKGDTLIAGKSEEEIYKSLGMDTPPPEIRENTGEIEAALNHSLPKLVDYTDIKGDLHVHSNWSDGASTIEEIALKAIEMGYEYVAITDHSKSLKVAGGLSEEEFLKRNEEIDKLNEKFKGKIKILKGIEVDILPDGSLDLSDEILSQLDFVVAAIHSRFTQDNTERILKAMENPYVNAIAHPTGRIIGQRDGYPLDLETLFKKAAETSTALEINAYYNRLDLRDSHCRLAQEFGVHFVISTDSHHVDHMWMVKLGVGTARRGWVQKKSVLNAHPLRTLLRFVKEKRMKFGVK, from the coding sequence ATGAAAAACAAAGAACTGGCAGATATTTTTGACAGGTGGGCAGACATCTTAGAGTTTATGGGGGATAACCCCTACCATGTTCGCGCCTACAGGAATGCCGCAAGGCTGATAAGAGACCTATCGGAAGATATTGAAATCTTAGCCAAGGAAGGAAGGCTCACATCACTTCCCGGAATCGGTCAGCGACTTCAGGCCAAGATACTGGAGTTTTTAAGGACGGGAAAAATTTCAGAATTTGAAAAGTTAAAGCACCAAGTTCCAGATACAATCTTTACCCTCCTTGACATTCCGGGGGTAGGGCCCAAAACCGTAAAAGTTCTTTACGAAAAGCTCGGGATAAGAAGCCTTGAAGACCTTAAAAGGGCTATTGAGAGGGGAGAGCTCCTAAAGCTCCCCGGCTTCGGAGCTAAGAAGGTTGAGAAGATAAGGAAGGGGATAGAGCTCCTCGAAAAGAGCTCCGGTAGGATACTCCTTGGCGTTGCAGTCTTCATAGCAGATAGAATCGTTAACCAGCTAAAGGAGCTCCCTGCCGTAGAGAGAATCTCCGTCTGTGGCTCTACAAGGAGGATGAAGGAGACGGTAGGGGACATAGACATACTGGCAACTGGGAAAAACGAGGAAATCATAAAGGCCTTTGTAAACCTACCCAACGTAAAAGAGGTTCTCTGGCAGGGGACTAAAAAGGCAAGCGTTATCGTTGAAGAGGGGGAGCAGGTTGACCTGAGGGTCATTGAGAAGGACTCCTACGGAGCAGCCCTTCAGTACTTTACAGGCTCAAAGGCCCACAACATACACCTAAGGACGTTAGCCCTAAAAAGTGGCTATAAGCTAAATGAATACGGTCTCTTTAAAGGGGATACTCTGATAGCAGGAAAGAGCGAGGAGGAAATTTACAAGAGCTTAGGTATGGACACGCCACCACCGGAAATAAGGGAGAACACCGGAGAGATTGAGGCTGCACTTAACCACTCCCTCCCTAAGCTCGTGGATTACACAGACATAAAGGGAGACCTTCACGTCCACTCAAACTGGTCTGACGGTGCATCAACGATTGAGGAAATAGCCCTTAAAGCCATTGAGATGGGCTATGAATACGTAGCAATTACAGACCACTCCAAATCTTTAAAGGTTGCCGGGGGGCTTTCTGAGGAGGAGTTCCTAAAAAGGAACGAAGAGATAGACAAACTAAACGAAAAATTTAAAGGAAAGATAAAAATCCTAAAAGGCATAGAAGTTGACATACTCCCCGATGGGAGTCTTGACCTTAGCGATGAAATCCTTTCTCAGCTTGACTTTGTAGTTGCAGCTATACACTCCCGCTTTACTCAGGACAACACAGAGAGAATCTTAAAGGCGATGGAAAACCCCTACGTAAACGCAATAGCCCACCCGACAGGAAGGATAATCGGACAGAGGGACGGTTACCCCCTTGACTTAGAGACCCTCTTTAAAAAGGCAGCAGAAACGAGCACTGCCCTTGAAATTAACGCCTACTACAACCGTTTAGACCTAAGGGACTCCCACTGTCGCTTGGCTCAGGAGTTTGGCGTTCACTTTGTCATAAGCACCGACTCCCACCACGTAGACCACATGTGGATGGTCAAGTTAGGAGTAGGAACGGCAAGGAGAGGCTGGGTTCAGAAAAAGAGTGTCCTCAACGCCCACCCACTAAGGACACTACTGAGGTTCGTCAAAGAAAAGAGAATGAAATTCGGCGTTAAATGA
- the rfaD gene encoding ADP-glyceromanno-heptose 6-epimerase produces MRVLVTGGAGFIGSNLALELQKRFPDWEIFVLDDFSSGHFKNLIDFEGEIITGSITEPETIEKLRKYGFNAIFHQAANVDTTDMNQRRMMEVNCEAFKDILRVAKEARANVIYASSGAVYGNTKPPMKVNEGLKPENVYGFSKLAMDRVAYRFVKENPTVPVLGLRYFNVYGPRETHKGKMASMVLQLTVQILKGKRPRLFKWGEQKRDFVYVMDCVEANIRGFFAEKSGVVNVGTGRARSFNEVVEIIKKTLGVEVETEYFDNPYDFYQNYTEADLTETKEILGWYPQTQIEEGIPAYVKWIKENVNVNKLPY; encoded by the coding sequence ATGAGAGTTCTCGTTACAGGAGGAGCAGGGTTCATAGGTTCTAATCTGGCTTTGGAGCTCCAAAAAAGGTTTCCAGACTGGGAGATTTTTGTTCTTGACGACTTTTCCTCTGGACACTTTAAGAACCTGATTGACTTTGAGGGAGAAATAATAACTGGTTCAATAACTGAGCCAGAGACGATAGAGAAACTAAGGAAGTACGGCTTTAACGCTATTTTCCATCAGGCTGCCAACGTTGATACGACCGACATGAACCAAAGAAGAATGATGGAAGTTAACTGTGAGGCCTTTAAAGACATACTGCGGGTTGCAAAAGAGGCAAGGGCAAACGTCATTTATGCCTCCTCTGGTGCTGTTTACGGGAACACCAAGCCTCCCATGAAAGTTAATGAGGGGCTGAAACCTGAAAACGTCTACGGCTTCTCAAAGCTTGCAATGGACAGGGTAGCCTACCGGTTTGTGAAAGAAAACCCGACCGTTCCCGTTCTCGGCCTTAGGTACTTTAACGTCTACGGTCCAAGGGAGACCCACAAGGGTAAGATGGCCAGCATGGTTCTTCAGCTCACCGTTCAGATACTAAAGGGTAAAAGGCCGAGACTCTTTAAGTGGGGGGAGCAGAAGAGGGATTTCGTCTACGTGATGGACTGCGTTGAGGCAAACATAAGGGGATTCTTTGCCGAAAAAAGTGGAGTTGTAAACGTTGGAACGGGGAGGGCAAGGAGCTTTAACGAGGTTGTTGAAATAATCAAGAAAACCTTGGGAGTGGAAGTAGAGACCGAGTACTTTGACAACCCTTACGACTTTTACCAGAACTACACAGAGGCCGACCTAACAGAGACAAAAGAAATCTTAGGGTGGTATCCCCAGACCCAGATAGAGGAAGGTATTCCAGCTTACGTTAAGTGGATAAAGGAAAACGTTAACGTTAATAAACTTCCCTATTAG
- the rgy gene encoding reverse gyrase — translation MKIAEFHRMCPNCEGIISDERLKAGLPCESCLKEKINYRNPSEICKALGDKLLNFEDICKLDAFTEDYSRFFKEKTGFTPWSLQLTWAKRVALKKSFTMIAPTGVGKTTWGLVTSAYIDGKVYILVPTKLLVLQTVQKLSKLTDKKIVAYTGKKKEKEAIQSGDYDILITTTNFLYRNFDIIPKPFDFVFVDDVDSLLKSAKNIDKVIKLLGFTDEDVNTALRVIELKGLAAKLGSKADKKIYEEIKELEERLLERRKEIENVLVVASATSQPRSKRVKLFRELLGFEVGKSATALRNVEDVLVYTESNHLAKAVEFIKEFGSGVFVFTSADMGREYVDEVVEFLNRNGINAISYERFTPEGQESFVKGEIQAAVGIASYRNPLARGIDLPQAVRYAIFLGVPKMEFSIKLTLSPSKLFGVLLAIRELLPQEEQTKVASYLSFLKKYLGLKEETIKSSTVKERLEKVKEYIESYLSNPEFLEKVKKSETVSLKEKEGELYIVVGDAAGYIQASGRTSRMFAGGLTKGVSIMFVDDLKAFNSLRRRVHIFLEDVSFRVLNVERGKELSEKFGLPLIEKEELLKVFETVDRDRKRVREILEGKVKAETKNLLKTALVVVESPNKARTIANFFGKPVKRRVRDVDAYEINIGNKLLLLTASKGHVFDLTVRDGIWGVKEEEGRHIPVYDTIKYCTKCGEQTTEEHCSKCSGKPDVDKLTTVKALRDLALEIDEVYIASDPDTEGEKIGWDVGTVLKPYQKNMKRMEFHEVTKRAFLEALENPRELDENLVKAQIVRRVADRWVGFSLSQHLWKVFKKFWLSAGRVQTPVLGWVIERYRESKEKVGILTVETEAGSFKFRFEDIKAFKEAVADKVKVRVKRKEVVEKNPLPPFNTGELLKEASRILGLSANDVMEIAQELFENGFITYHRTDSTRVSTAGMGVAKEYISEKFGAEFLKLRSWGEGGAHECIRPTRPLDVNGLRTLVTVSGSTSTMTKNHYRVYDLIFRRFMASQMIPAEVETVELAVKLLPENIEVEEEKVTSIVKEGWNLLVPLKVEPFPTELKEGETYYLNVLSFTKRQVPKVFPYTQGELVEEMRKRGLGRPSTYAKIVQTLLDRRYVVEKGKFLYPTKLGIDVYTYLSNKFPEYTSEEFTRELESLMDKVESGEEDYQEILKRLKVVLQFTRLKPSQV, via the coding sequence GTGAAAATAGCCGAATTTCATAGAATGTGTCCAAACTGTGAAGGAATAATATCCGACGAAAGGTTAAAGGCAGGACTTCCCTGTGAAAGCTGTCTTAAGGAGAAAATTAACTACAGAAATCCGAGCGAAATCTGTAAGGCCTTAGGGGATAAGCTGTTAAACTTTGAGGATATATGTAAGCTTGATGCCTTTACAGAGGACTATTCACGCTTTTTCAAAGAAAAAACCGGTTTTACTCCTTGGAGTCTTCAACTTACTTGGGCAAAAAGGGTTGCACTAAAAAAATCCTTCACGATGATTGCCCCTACGGGGGTTGGAAAGACAACTTGGGGACTCGTTACCTCTGCGTACATAGACGGTAAGGTCTACATCCTCGTCCCGACAAAACTCTTAGTCCTCCAGACTGTTCAAAAACTTTCTAAACTAACCGACAAAAAAATAGTTGCCTACACTGGAAAGAAAAAGGAAAAAGAGGCAATCCAGAGTGGCGACTACGACATCCTGATAACCACGACAAACTTCCTATACAGGAACTTTGACATTATTCCAAAACCCTTTGATTTTGTCTTTGTTGATGATGTTGACTCACTGCTAAAAAGTGCAAAGAACATAGATAAAGTCATAAAGCTACTGGGATTTACCGACGAGGACGTAAATACTGCACTAAGAGTTATTGAGCTTAAAGGTCTTGCTGCAAAACTCGGAAGTAAAGCAGACAAAAAAATCTACGAGGAAATAAAGGAACTTGAAGAGCGCCTTTTAGAAAGGAGAAAGGAGATAGAAAACGTCCTCGTTGTCGCTTCGGCCACCTCACAGCCAAGGTCAAAGAGGGTAAAGCTATTTAGGGAGCTCCTTGGCTTTGAAGTCGGAAAGTCGGCTACAGCCCTAAGGAACGTTGAGGACGTTCTGGTCTATACAGAGAGCAACCACTTAGCCAAAGCTGTTGAGTTCATAAAAGAGTTTGGCAGTGGCGTCTTCGTCTTTACTTCTGCCGACATGGGAAGGGAGTACGTTGATGAGGTTGTTGAGTTTTTAAACAGGAATGGAATTAACGCAATTTCCTACGAGAGATTTACACCGGAGGGGCAGGAAAGTTTCGTAAAAGGGGAGATACAAGCTGCAGTCGGAATAGCCAGCTACAGGAATCCCCTTGCAAGGGGTATAGACCTGCCTCAGGCCGTCAGGTACGCCATCTTCTTGGGCGTTCCCAAGATGGAGTTCAGCATAAAGCTGACACTTTCTCCTTCTAAGCTCTTCGGGGTTCTCCTGGCGATAAGGGAGCTCCTACCACAGGAAGAGCAGACAAAAGTTGCCTCTTACCTCTCCTTCCTCAAGAAGTACTTAGGTCTAAAGGAAGAGACTATAAAGAGCTCCACAGTAAAAGAAAGACTTGAAAAGGTAAAAGAGTACATAGAGAGCTACCTAAGCAACCCTGAATTCCTTGAAAAGGTAAAGAAGTCTGAAACCGTCTCCTTAAAGGAAAAGGAAGGAGAGCTCTACATCGTTGTAGGAGATGCTGCCGGCTACATTCAGGCCTCTGGCAGAACCTCAAGGATGTTCGCAGGAGGACTTACAAAGGGCGTTAGCATTATGTTCGTTGACGACTTAAAGGCCTTTAACTCATTAAGGCGAAGGGTTCACATCTTCCTTGAGGATGTTTCCTTTAGAGTCTTAAACGTAGAAAGGGGAAAGGAGCTCTCTGAGAAGTTTGGGCTTCCACTAATTGAAAAGGAAGAGCTCCTTAAAGTCTTTGAAACCGTTGACAGGGACAGGAAGAGGGTAAGGGAAATCCTTGAAGGAAAGGTAAAGGCAGAAACGAAGAACCTACTAAAAACGGCCTTAGTCGTTGTTGAGTCCCCGAACAAGGCAAGAACCATTGCAAACTTCTTCGGAAAGCCGGTCAAAAGGAGAGTTAGGGACGTTGACGCCTACGAGATAAACATAGGAAACAAGCTCTTACTCCTCACAGCATCAAAAGGACACGTCTTTGACCTAACGGTTAGGGATGGAATCTGGGGAGTAAAAGAGGAGGAAGGTAGGCACATACCGGTCTACGACACAATAAAGTACTGTACAAAGTGTGGGGAACAGACAACAGAAGAGCACTGCTCAAAGTGCAGCGGAAAGCCCGACGTGGACAAACTCACCACAGTAAAAGCCCTTAGGGATTTAGCCCTTGAGATAGACGAGGTCTATATAGCCAGCGACCCGGATACGGAAGGGGAGAAGATAGGTTGGGACGTTGGAACTGTCCTAAAACCCTACCAGAAGAACATGAAAAGAATGGAGTTTCATGAGGTAACAAAGAGAGCCTTCCTTGAAGCCCTTGAAAACCCGAGGGAGCTGGACGAAAACCTTGTAAAGGCTCAGATAGTCCGTAGAGTGGCAGACAGGTGGGTAGGCTTTTCACTAAGCCAGCACCTCTGGAAGGTATTTAAAAAGTTCTGGCTCTCTGCCGGAAGAGTCCAGACACCGGTTCTCGGCTGGGTTATAGAGCGGTACAGAGAAAGCAAAGAAAAAGTAGGAATACTGACGGTAGAAACAGAGGCCGGAAGCTTTAAGTTCCGCTTTGAGGACATAAAGGCCTTTAAAGAAGCCGTAGCCGACAAGGTAAAGGTAAGGGTAAAGAGGAAAGAAGTTGTTGAGAAGAATCCCCTCCCACCTTTTAACACGGGGGAGCTCCTAAAAGAGGCCTCCCGAATCCTCGGACTTTCAGCAAACGACGTGATGGAGATAGCTCAGGAGCTCTTTGAAAACGGATTCATCACCTACCACAGGACGGACTCCACAAGGGTTTCTACTGCCGGTATGGGAGTTGCAAAGGAGTACATATCCGAAAAGTTTGGAGCAGAATTCCTGAAACTTAGAAGCTGGGGGGAAGGTGGAGCTCACGAGTGTATAAGACCGACAAGGCCTCTTGACGTAAACGGTTTAAGAACCCTTGTAACCGTTTCAGGCTCTACCTCCACGATGACAAAGAACCACTACAGGGTCTACGACCTAATCTTTAGGCGTTTTATGGCCTCTCAAATGATTCCAGCAGAGGTTGAAACCGTTGAGTTAGCCGTTAAGTTGCTCCCCGAAAACATTGAAGTTGAAGAGGAAAAAGTTACGTCCATAGTTAAAGAGGGCTGGAATCTCTTAGTTCCCTTAAAGGTTGAACCTTTCCCGACAGAACTTAAAGAGGGCGAAACCTACTACCTTAACGTTCTCTCATTCACAAAAAGGCAAGTTCCCAAAGTATTCCCATACACCCAAGGTGAACTCGTTGAAGAGATGAGAAAGAGAGGTTTGGGAAGACCTTCAACCTACGCCAAGATAGTCCAGACCCTCCTTGACAGGCGCTACGTCGTAGAGAAAGGGAAGTTCCTATACCCGACAAAACTTGGAATAGACGTTTACACCTACCTTTCAAATAAGTTTCCCGAGTACACCTCGGAAGAGTTCACAAGGGAGCTTGAATCCCTCATGGACAAGGTTGAGAGTGGAGAGGAGGACTATCAGGAGATACTTAAAAGGCTCAAAGTCGTGCTCCAGTTCACTCGACTAAAACCTTCTCAGGTTTAA
- a CDS encoding PaaI family thioesterase has translation MEGKELRRDNYCFVCGKDNPRGMHLNFTRKDGKVYARFSLPKYYQGYDNVIHGGIISLILDEAMAYLQNLEERFLTGKITVKFHKPLYVGEEVEVKAEIVEERKRFKITRAEMVRLSDGKKLAEAEALMFVLREK, from the coding sequence ATGGAAGGAAAGGAACTGCGTAGAGATAACTACTGTTTTGTCTGTGGTAAGGACAACCCAAGGGGAATGCACCTTAACTTTACAAGGAAGGATGGGAAAGTCTACGCCCGCTTTTCCCTGCCCAAGTACTACCAAGGTTACGATAACGTAATTCACGGTGGAATTATCTCACTGATACTTGATGAAGCTATGGCCTACCTCCAGAACCTTGAGGAGCGCTTCCTTACAGGAAAGATAACTGTAAAGTTCCACAAACCTCTCTACGTCGGTGAAGAGGTTGAGGTTAAAGCTGAAATCGTTGAGGAGCGTAAAAGATTCAAGATAACAAGGGCTGAAATGGTAAGGCTCTCTGACGGTAAAAAATTAGCAGAGGCAGAGGCCCTCATGTTCGTTTTAAGGGAGAAGTAA